In Micropterus dolomieu isolate WLL.071019.BEF.003 ecotype Adirondacks linkage group LG17, ASM2129224v1, whole genome shotgun sequence, one genomic interval encodes:
- the LOC123985852 gene encoding histone H2A-like, with amino-acid sequence MSGRGKKAAPKPKSSLSRSSRAGITFPVGRIHRLLKKGHYAERIGNGSAVYLAAVLEYLCAEIIELAGNASRDNKKQRIAPRHILLAVKNDEELNKLLAGVTISDGGVIPNIQASLLPKKTKTPRDDASAKDVQSQEF; translated from the coding sequence ATGTCTGGCCGTGGGAAGAAAGCTGCGCCCAAACCCAAGTCTTCATTGTCCCGGTCGTCCAGAGCAGGGATCACTTTCCCAGTGGGCCGCATCCACAGGCTGCTGAAGAAGGGCCACTACGCTGAGCGCATTGGCAATGGCTCTGCTGTGTATCTTGCTGCCGTCCTGGAGTACCTCTGCGCTGAGATCATAGAACTGGCAGGAAATGCCAGCCGTGACAACAAGAAGCAGCGCATCGCTCCTCGCCACATCTTGTTAGCAGTAAAAAATGATGAAGAGCTCAACAAACTGCTGGCAGGGGTCACTATCTCGGATGGAGGCGTCATCCCAAACATCCAGGCAAGCCTTCTCCCCAAGAAGACTAAAACCCCCAGAGATGATGCATCTGCTAAAGATGTTCAGTCTCAAGAGTTTTAA